The Hydra vulgaris chromosome 05, alternate assembly HydraT2T_AEP genome includes the window AAAATGTAGAAACTTGGTGATCCGTTATTTCTTTTAGAAACTTTCGATGATTATTCATTTGTAGCTTATCATAATGGGACAACttctaatattttatctttaactgtaaacaaactaaaattaataaaaaaaaaaccatttagacttttgaaaaataaagaaaatttgtatcAGTCAAATATTCTATTTGAGCACCTTAAAGCATTAAGGTGAGAAAGATTTGTAGGTTTAAGGAGTAAGAAAGATTTATGTAGCTGTTGGTTTATATACTCCAGAAAATATATGCAGAGTATTTTGCTATGCGACGAAGTTTATATCATCAATTGTGTATTGACTACAAGTTGCCATGTATGCGGACTACAAGTTGCCACTATTACAATTGACTTCAAAAATAAGCTCAATAAAAGACGTAAGTTTcataaatagaatttttatgAAGTTAGATCCATTAAAAAGAACTTCCATACTTCTTACTTTACCAAATATGCGCTTTGTTTGGTCATGCAGTAAatcctaaaattttagctaaaataattttatcatttatgatTAAATGTCTTTTCGGAGGTCCAGAATTTATATGTAGAGCTCAACCTCTTGCAAATATTCTGAATTTCAGTTTGCTCAATGTGAACAATTTGTtgatacaataaataatattaataatagtaagaCACTGGCAATAATTACTGATAGTACCCTAGTAAATCaacaatgttttgaaatatttaacacAGTTGATAGTAAACCATGGTTAGCAACATCAggtgtatatttattatttcattatgtGCATCTCTTAAAATCtataagaaacaattttttgacGGAGAAGACTGGCGAGCTTAAATTTTTACACAATGGAGAACTAGCTTTGTCTAAGTGAAATAACGTGGaaactttgtataaaactgAGTGCAATAGTCTTTTTAAACTCCTTAAATTTACAGCTAAATCATTTTATCCAAATCAATAGAGAATCAatcagtaatattttatttttctgtttttttatgaagaaaCAGGTCCTGCCATAAGAACGCATccagatatttaaaataaagcatttgaAGGTACTCctgtatttattgaaaaaatactttgttgAGTTATGGAGCAAAGTATGTATTATTAGGTTGGTTTTCAACAAGTCCACTTGAAAAAGCTTAATCTAAGCTACGACAGAGATCTCgaagttcttaatttatatatgttaaatcTTCAACTGAAAAAGTTCATATTCAACATACTAAATTGATATTAGAACCTGACACTCCTTTAGATGGTATTGATAGTCATAAAAGTATAAGTTGTATATTTCTacttatgaaaaataataagttaataagtcTACATTAGTGGCTACAATTTACATAGCTGGCTATGtgcaaaaaatcaaactaaaaactTATCATGACATTACCaattactattataaatatGGAAACTATATGAATAGCCTAAACAGAGgccaaattaaaattatttctgagTTCCTTCTTGTCCTAAGATCAATATTTTGCCCTTATTTTTGCAAGGTGCTACTGCCCCTTTATGCAGAATATTTTATGTTACTCAGTTTCAGTTCATAAcagctaaatataaatttaaaatgacaaaaaacaatgcagaatatattctaaaatttatttaaggaACTACCCCCTAATTACCACTCGCAGCAGTAACAAAGAATCTAAAACGAAAATACTAATGCTATCCTAAATTATGTGAAaattagttttgtaatttattatgctattttcttgttatgttttttatttcctcTGTAGCCTTTATGTGTCTCAATATATTtggatttgtaaatattaaccctgcacagtgggccaggtaTATGGGAAGTGGTGGACAAAACCTAATTATTACCCAATTGGTCCACAAACctatttagatatataaataatcattatatatgaaataatatttatttttaacaagaatattttaatttttaataaaataaaagacatttaattGGCTTaggtagtaaaaaaatatttttttcaatatcaaccttttttaaaaatcaaacaacaAATTGTGTTTAGCtacaaagaaaaagaagaaggtGGAGCTGATTCCCTCAGCAAAGCCAAAACTTCACTggggtatttttttaaactcttaccattatttttatgacaCTTTCTTAATGATGTTATGACAGGATCACTAGATACAACTAGCCTGTTAACTAGGTCACGATTTGTGTCAATTCTGGAAGTCTTTCTACTGAAATCTTccctaaactttttaaaatccttGTTACAGGCCTCTTGGGCCTCCTCTGACATCAGTCCAATTGGCAAGTACTGTCTAGCAATGATGGCATGgccatgaactaaaattttgtgTACTGATTGTGCCATGTAATACCAGGAATACTTAGATATGTAAAGTTTAAGAGCAGTAATACAGAACTCTTTAAATTTGACAGTGTCAATTTCAAATCCAGATGATAAAGTGACTAGtatgatgtaaaaataaaataaaagagtttcatctactttcaaaattttggcAGTTGATTGATAGTTTGCAAAGGCTCGTCGGGCAGTGTTACCATCATTACTGGTACCTACAAATTGTATATATGTGATAGTTAACCTGatgatttatataaaagtatttatgtaATTTCACTTACCAGATCCTCCACTTTTTGGGAAATCCACAACTAGTCCCATTTGGTTCATAAATTCTGTCTGTATACGTTTCTTCACTTgcataacattttctttatcttCTATAGCTCTAGACTGCCACTTTTAAGTTTCTAGTTTATATCCAATATGCAATACCATCTCAAAAAACCTAATCCAGGCATGCAGGCTAGAAAGACCATATTTCAGTTCTAAATTATTAGAATTGTCCAATTTCAGCACCATTTCTAagttattcatgttttttgGAGACACACCACACACAGAGCAACATTGAGTTGAGTTAGTCACATGAGACAGAATAGTTTGAATTTTGCCATCAATCATGGTCAGTTCAATAATACTTTTGACAAGCAGTTCCtttccattaaaagtaaaattaaaaacaccacattttttgatttcaGATTCTAATTATTTTGCTTCTTCTATAACAACTGCTTTgctttcattttgaaaatcttaTTGGACGACAATATGCAGTAGATGATGGCTTTTCATTTCGCCATAATagtacttttttgttattacagAACCCACTGAGTTCTAGTGGTGCTAAGCAGGTAATGAACAGagattcttctttttttaagttacgaTCTCCAGCTTCCTCACTACTAATTTGCTTGTACATGCTTTGCCCAGTAGCCCCATCAAACCCAGCCTTGCAACGCAAAGTCAACCGGGTCAAACCATCTAGCATTGTGCTGATCACAGGAGCTTGCACCTCACAAAGTCTTTTTActgtatgttttaataattcttgTAGTGGTACATGTGCTGAA containing:
- the LOC136080835 gene encoding uncharacterized protein LOC136080835, yielding MQVKKRIQTEFMNQMGLVVDFPKSGGSGTSNDGNTARRAFANYQSTAKILKVDETLLFYFYIILVTLSSGFEIDTVKFKEFCITALKLYISKYSWYYMAQSVHKILVHGHAIIARQYLPIGLMSEEAQEACNKDFKKFREDFSRKTSRIDTNRDLVNRLVVSSDPVITSLRKCHKNNGKSLKKYPSEVLALLRESAPPSSFSL